The following are from one region of the Cetobacterium somerae genome:
- the nusG gene encoding transcription termination/antitermination protein NusG, with product MEKSLVKKWFMIHTYSGYEKKVKTDLEQKIETLGLSNIVTKVLVPEEETIEERRGKKKVISRKLFPGYVMLEMEATREESGDGINFRVDSDAWYVVRNTNGVTGFVGVGSDPIPMEDDEVENIFSVIGYKNDEDEKAIKEVIKVDYEVGDYVRLLSEGFENQEGKVAEIDMEHRKVKVMMEMFGRMTPIEVDLNSVEKA from the coding sequence ATGGAAAAAAGCTTAGTGAAAAAATGGTTTATGATTCATACTTATTCGGGGTATGAGAAAAAAGTTAAAACAGACTTAGAACAAAAGATAGAAACTTTAGGATTATCTAATATAGTAACTAAAGTTTTAGTTCCTGAAGAGGAAACTATCGAAGAGAGAAGAGGAAAGAAAAAAGTTATTTCAAGAAAATTATTTCCTGGGTATGTTATGCTAGAAATGGAAGCTACTAGAGAGGAAAGTGGAGATGGAATCAACTTTAGAGTAGACTCTGATGCTTGGTATGTTGTTAGAAATACTAATGGTGTAACAGGATTCGTTGGTGTAGGATCTGATCCAATTCCAATGGAAGATGACGAAGTAGAAAATATCTTCTCTGTTATAGGATACAAAAATGATGAGGATGAGAAAGCAATAAAAGAAGTTATAAAAGTTGACTACGAAGTAGGAGATTATGTAAGACTTCTATCTGAAGGTTTTGAAAACCAAGAAGGAAAAGTTGCAGAAATCGATATGGAACATAGAAAAGTTAAGGTAATGATGGAGATGTTTGGAAGAATGACTCCTATTGAAGTTGATCTTAACAGTGTAGAGAAGGCTTAA
- the secE gene encoding preprotein translocase subunit SecE — MGLINDVRREYSKVQWPRRKEIVAATSWVVAMSIFLGIYLGVFDIIASRLLKMLVSLFGG; from the coding sequence ATGGGACTAATTAATGATGTAAGAAGAGAGTATTCTAAGGTTCAATGGCCTAGAAGAAAAGAGATTGTTGCAGCAACTAGTTGGGTTGTTGCTATGAGTATATTTTTAGGAATATACTTAGGAGTTTTCGATATAATTGCTTCAAGACTTTTAAAGATGCTTGTATCTCTCTTTGGAGGATAA
- the rpmG gene encoding 50S ribosomal protein L33 has translation MRVNIQLECTECKRRNYSTSKNKKNTTERLELNKYCKWDKKVTLHKETKK, from the coding sequence GTGAGAGTAAATATTCAATTAGAGTGTACAGAGTGTAAAAGAAGAAACTACAGTACTTCAAAGAATAAGAAGAACACTACTGAAAGATTAGAATTAAATAAATACTGTAAATGGGACAAAAAAGTAACATTACATAAAGAAACTAAAAAATAA